The Primulina tabacum isolate GXHZ01 chromosome 1, ASM2559414v2, whole genome shotgun sequence genome contains the following window.
CGGTCCGTTTGATCCCCTTCATTCTCTCAAGTTCATTGAATCTCCTCTATGTGCAGGGAATATACAAATAacctgaaaaatatttgtttttgcaCTAGATTCTGAGTGTTACAGACCTATAATCTGCATGATGATGAACTCTAATGTTTCAATTTGTACACTGCAAGAATTTGTGGGGCATTCCCAGATGCAGTTTTCAGAGTTGTGAAATGTCAAGGGGCGTCGTGCTCAGATTTGTATGTTACTTTGCTTTTTCAATATAGACAGTCGTTTCTTTTTCTTGGTATGCGGCTTTGGCGGGTGGCTGCCTACCGAATTTGTTGGgactaaatttattttaagaaatggaatatcaagattttttttttggttgggggggggggggggtcgTCGggtgtgggggggggggggggtgtttGGCCTGGTTATGTAACCGTTGAACAGCAGGAatatgtttgtgtgtgtgttgatTTGATTGCTCTGTAGCAAGTGTAAGATCATTGACTGTTCACTTGTTGTTTGGAAAATGCTGTGAGTTTTAGAGAAAAAGTTAAATCACTTTCCAACCATTTACTCTTAATTGATTGTGATTGAAaggttttttttgttttagctCATCTTAAAAATTTCAGGTGGTAATGCATAACTTTTATCCTTTTAGTCGAATCTGAGAATCTTGTTGGCTTGTTACTTTCTTGAAATCGAATATTTTTTAGATGCCTGTATATTTATTTAATCTTAGGTATCAATGCATTGTTACTTGTTTTCTATGACAAACACTTCTTCAAGAACTAATGCCGGAAATTAAGAGAGGATCACCCCATTAATTACTTCCCGGAGGAACCTGCTTAACCAGAATGCTGATCTTTTTATCGAACAATTTTTCGGAATTAGAGTTCATATTTTGTATATATCTTAACTCTTGTGTAATTTGATTATCTGATTGGATGTAGCAGGCGAATTATGCATTTTTAGATGCAAATTAGACTGAAAAAATGCAAGCAGTTGGGCGGTTATCAAACGAGAATAGGTGTTGCTATTGACTGTAGTAGTAGGAAAAAAATTTCTCCTCTTTATCTTCTAGGTACAGTACGATTTTGATCATACTGCTTAAGGTTCGGAGAATATTAGAAAGACCCATGAGAGTGTCACCGTGGAATCAGTTCCAGTTGGTGGATAAAGAGGTTGATCCTGATATCCAGCTGGCTTCGGGAAAGAACGGGCTTGTCTGTGGGTGCACATTCTTTGTGTGCTTTGGTCGCCCATCTGCCAGACTTGAGAGCCCATGTCATTTGAAAGTTGGACCTGTGCAAAACCAAGAAGTCTTGCCAGGGCGTGCTGTTTTTTGTAAGAGCAAAGATCTGCGATGCTCTGATGATGGTGATGGTGATGATAGCAGCGTTAGAAAGATTATTAGTCTTAAGAGTAGTTTGAAGAAACCAATAGATCTTTCACTTGCTGCCACAGATTTTGGTGGCTGTACCAAGGATCACGTGGCATTTTGTGAAAATAATGGCGATGCTGCTTGTCAAATGGAGAGGAGGAAAGTGCAGTGGACAGATACTTCTGGAGGAGAGCTTTTTCAGGTTCGGGAATTTGAGATGAGGTAAGAGAAATTGATGCTTTGGTTTTTTTATGTTCCGGTCAATAGGATATTCTAACCAATTAGCTCCGGTTTTACTTCTCTTTTGTGTCACTTATGTTGTTTGGTTTGGGATACGCGGGCTACTCACCAACTACCAGCAATTACCTTTTCCTTGTATGGTTCTCTGTTTTTGGTTTTTGCTTGGATTAGTTGAATTACATCATCATTGGACTGAGGGTCTGAAATGCCACATTTGGTCTACTGCTCTCTGTGGACCTTGTGGTGTAGATTCTCATACTTGGAGGGACTCTCTATTTCGGTTGGCTGGTTAACTGGTAATTGTAACTTTATTGACTCAGAAACTTAATAGTGTAACTATTTTCCATCTATATTTTATTGATTCTCATGGGATTTTATTTAAGAACTTAAATATATATGGAAATGCAGGAACTGTATATCTCAAAATGGTACCACAGCCTTAAATGTTTTTGAATACATATACACTTTTTCTTTCTCCCGGACCACTGGAGCATGCTATTTCCTATAGCTGAGACAGATATATGATTGGCATcactttttaaaaatgttaatcATGAAAACTTTCGTATCTCTGAAACTTGTATGTGAGAGTGAACAATGTTGGTTATTCATGGACAATACGCGTAAACCTCAGATATCGTTAGGGTAGCAGAAAGTGAGGCAAAAAAAAACTCACTCTTGGGCATTCATTTACCTCATTTTTCCTTGAGGCTTGTTCTAATTGGCAGTTCCACCCCGGAAAATATAGGTTATACTCTGTTTTGTTTCTGTAGAAACATATTGTTTGAAAGTTAAATAAGAGAATACGATTATCTGTAATTTTGTTTTTAGAGAAGGACTTTTTCTATCAAACAGTTAGTTAACGTGAGAATTTGTTGGTAAAATGTCACTGGGTAATGTATaaatttcttataatgtggGATATTTTAAAACCTTAATAGATGGTGGGGTGAGTTATAAGTatcatattataaaacatagtaATATAGTTGTTTTTGAAAGTGAGGAAAATGTGAATTGAAAAGAATGCTTGAATTTGGAGATGTGAAAAAGATTGAAAAGTGGTCCATTGTTTTATTTTGCTTTCGGAAGAAAATAGCTGGAATATGATTGTATACCTTCTTGGTGAAGGGAGTACCAGAGTTAATAAAGAGTATGGTACGCATTCTGTCATGGATAGAGTTCACGCAAAAGAGTTTTTGGAATCTCAAGCTGTACATTACTAGGAAAAGCACATGGCTGTGAGCTTGCCCTACTATAGTTTTTCCTTCGAATGGCAAAAAACCCTGATTCATTGCTGTAGTTCTGCACAATTGTGTCGAACAAACCTGCGCACCCTTGTTTCTAAACTTTGGTTGTCCGCATACAATTGTACTTTTTGTATCACATTTAATCCATTTGAAGATTGACAATCTTATGGCATGGCATTACGCACATGTGTGTTTTGTACTTGTTGAGTTTGTTCTGTGTATAACATTCTCAGTCAGTTTAATGATCAAGCATTCAATGTGATTGCAGCGAAAATGGATCAGACGATGAATTTTTTCATTGCAACAAAAAGGCTTGTTCTTGCAGTATTATGTAGTCTGAGGTTTTTTTTGCCTGATCCAACGAATCACTGCAAAAGATGTATTGAGCCTCATGGAAGAAGGAAATTTTGAGCCTATA
Protein-coding sequences here:
- the LOC142554029 gene encoding uncharacterized protein LOC142554029, coding for MRVSPWNQFQLVDKEVDPDIQLASGKNGLVCGCTFFVCFGRPSARLESPCHLKVGPVQNQEVLPGRAVFCKSKDLRCSDDGDGDDSSVRKIISLKSSLKKPIDLSLAATDFGGCTKDHVAFCENNGDAACQMERRKVQWTDTSGGELFQVREFEMSENGSDDEFFHCNKKACSCSIM